In the Cellvibrio sp. KY-GH-1 genome, GTTGGCGCATTTGCCGGTGGAGTTAATCCAACGTGGCAAATATCAACCGCGCCGCGATATGCACCCTGAAGCACTGGAAGAATTGGCCGAGTCGATTAAAGTCCAGGGAGTAATGCAGCCGATTGTGGTGCGTGGCATTGGTGAAGGTCGCTATGAAATTATCGCCGGTGAACGCCGCTGGCGCGCGACCCAATTAGCTGGTCTGGATAAAATCCCTGCGGTTATTCGCGATGTTCCCGACGAAGCGGCCATCGCCATGGCGCTGATTGAAAATATCCAGCGCGAAAATTTAAATCCGATTGAAGAAGCCGTTGCCCTAAAGCGCTTACAAGACGAGTTTGAGTTAACTCACGCTGAAGTGGCGCAAGCGGTGGGCAAGTCCCGCACTACTATCACCAACTTGCTGCGTCTGATTGCGCTGAGCGATGAAGTTAAAACCCTGTTGGAACACGGCGACTTGGAAATGGGTCATGCGCGTGCGCTGTTAACCTTGGAACCGCAGCAACAAAAGGAAATCGCGCGCCAAATCGTGGCCAAAGGATTATCGGTTCGCCAAACTGAAGCCTTGGTTCGTCATTACCAGGAAAGCCAGAATCAAGAAAAAGTAAAACCGGAAGTTCAGGTTTCAGCTGATATTCGCCGTTTGCAGGACCAACTTTCTGAAACACTTGGCGCCGGCGTGGAAATCCAGCATGGTGCTAAAGGGAAGGGAAAACTGGTGATTAGCTACAATTCCCTCGACGAACTTGATGGCATCCTCGGTCATATTAAATAATTTTTCATGTTTCTTCCTACCAAGGCATCTGTTCGCTAGATGCCTTTTCTCTACATCTAGTTGTATTCACAAGACCAAACCACAAGCGGCAGTAAGGCGTTAAAAAACGCCTAAATTTACAGCAAATTTACTAGTCAGTTTTTGCGTTTGGTGTTAGCCCGATGGTTGCCGCTAGGGGGCTTAATCTCTATAATGCGCCACATTTGAGCGTACTGAGCATAAGAATGTTACCAATGGTAATAAGCTGCCTTTTGTGACAGAATGCCGCCGCAAAAAATTGGGGGTCTCAAGCACATGTCTCGTTATCTCAAGGGGCGTGGTTTAGCTCTCCGAACAGTAGCCGCCCAGTTGGTATTGACCCTGGTTGCCGCCGCTACTGGTCTGGCGATCAGCTATCCGATCGCAGTTTCAATATTCATCGGTGGAATTATTGGTGTGACAGCCAACTTATGGCTGGCGCTGGTGGTGTTTCGTCCCCAATTGGGCGCACCGCCCCAAAAAATGCTCGCGGCTTTTTACACTGGCGAGCTTGGAAAATTTGTAATCACAGCCTTGATGTTTTTGTTGGCCTTTAAGCTGATTGGGTTTCTCAAAGAAGCCGCTTACGCCGCAACCATGATCCTGGCTTATGTGATGATTCAGGTACTTGCCTGGATTTACCCGCTGGTGCGTCGCCACTAGTTATCTGCCCATTTACAGGGTTTAGAGATAACCGCAACCCGGCCGGAAGCTTTTTCAACTTTAATTTTGGAACTTAACGATGTCAGCCGCCGAGCATGAAGCAATAACATCCTCCGAGTATATTAAACACCACCTTACTAACCTTACTTACGGCCAATTTCCCGACGGTACTTGGGGGTTTGCGCATGATTCAGCGGAAGCAGCGCAAATGGGTTTCTGGGCTTTCCATGTGGATACCTTGGGCTGGTCAGTAGTTCTGGCAACGGTGTTTTTCCTGATTTTCCGCAGCGTCGCTAAGAAAGTGACCAGTGATGTTCCAACGGGTATGCAAAATGCCGTTGAAGCAGCAGTAGAGTTTGTCGAAGGCAACGTGAGAAGCATGTTCCCCTACAAAAACTCTATGATCGCGCCTATGGCCCTGACTGTTTTTGTGTGGGTATTCTTCATGAACGCGATGGACTTGATTGCCATCGACCTGTTACCGGAAATCGCCAAACTGGTTGGCGTTTCCCTCGGCGCTGACCCTCACGCGGTATTCTTCAAAGTCGTACCTTCTACCGATCCAAACATCACCCTGGGTATGGCGTTCTGTGTATTTATTTTGATCCTTTGGTTCAGCATTACCCAAAAAGGCCTGTTGGGCTTCCTCAAAGAATTGACTCTGCACCCATTCAGCAGCAGCAACCCAATTGTGCAAACCTTGTTTATTCCGGTAAACCTGATTCTTGAATTGCCCGGTTTGATTGCCAAGCCGGTATCTCTCGGCCTGCGTCTCTTCGGGAACCTCTACGCCGGCGAAATTATCTTTATCCTGGTGGCCATCCTCTACGGTGCAGGCATTGTGTTTGCCGGTGTTGCTGGTGTGATCCAGGTGATCTGGGCGTTGTTCCACATCCTGATTATTTTCTTGCAAGCACTGATCTTCATGTCGCTGACCATTGTGTACATGAGCATGGCTTATCAGACGGATGAGCAGCACTAAGCGCTTATCCAACCCGTTTTGTAATTTGTTCTTTGTAATTTGTTTTATTTTTTTCATTTATCAACTTAGTAGGAGAAAACACTGTGACTGAAGCTCAAGCTTTGATTTATCTGGCAGGTGCACTGGTAATTGGTCTGGGCGCTGTAGGCGCTGCGATTGGTGTAGGTATTCTTGGTGGCAAGTTCCTGGAAGGCGGCGCTCGTCAACCAGAACTGATCCCGATGCTGCGTACTCAATTCTTCGTTGTTATGGGTCTGGTTGACGCGGTACCAATGATCGGTGTTGGTATCGGTATGTACATCCTGTTCGCAACTGGCGCTTAATTTTTTTAGCGGTCTTGTTGCGATTTACATCCCTTTAACAAAAGGCATTTAATCGTGAATCTTAATGCAACTCTTATCGGTCAGATGGTGGCGTTTGTCATCTTCATTTATCTGACACATCGCTTTGTATGGCCACCCATTGTTGCGGCAATGGCTGAGCGTACCAAGCGTATAGCTGATGGTCTTCAGGCTGCCGATAAAGCTGAAAAAGATCTCGAACTGGCTAAGCAAAAAGTGGTTGAGCAACTGACTTCTGCCAAGAAAGAAGCTGCTGCAATCATCGATCAAGCTAACAAACGCGCTATCGAAATTGTTGAAGAAGCAAAAGAGAAAGCACGTGTTGAGGCGGATCGTGTGAAAGCCTCTGCCCAAGCAGAAATTGATCAGGCAACTGCCCGCGCGCGTGAAGAATTACGTGCGAAAGTAGTTACCCTGGCATTGGCGGGCGCAGAAAAGATTCTGGAATCTTCTATCGATCAAAACGCTCACAACGAGTTGGTTAACAAACTCGCTGCGCAGCTGTAAGAGAGGTAGATATGGCTGAACTCACTACCCTGGCTAGACCCTATGCCAAAGCAGCATTCGAGTTCGCCCTGGCTGCTAACAAATTGCAGTCATGGTTTGAAGCTCTGGAAGTTTCAGCCGCCGTTGCCGAACAAGATCAGGTGAAAAAAGCGTTAAGCACATCTGGTTTGTCGGCACAGCAGAAAGCTTCCGTGTTTGTGCAGGTTTGTGGTGAACAACTGGATGAGAGTCAACAGAATTTCATTCACACCCTTGCAAGCAACAAACGTTTGGCACTTCTTCCCTATGTGAAAGAGCTGTTTGCCAAGCTGAAAGCACAGCAAGAAAAAACTATTGATGTCGAGGTAACCGCGGCCTTTGAGTTGCCGGTTGACTTGATTAACAAATTGGCTCAGGCCCTGAGCGCCAAACTGGATCGTAAAGTCAGTGTGCAAGGTTCGGTAGATAAGAACCTGTTAGGTGGTGTTGTTATCTCCACTGGCGATATGGTTATCGACGGTTCAGTCCGTGGTCGCTTGGCGAAGCTCGCCGAAGCAATGAAATCCTAATTTTAGGGTTGAGGAACAGAGCATGCAGCAACTGAATCCTTCTGAAATCAGTGAAATCATCAAGCAGCGCATCGCTGGCCTTGAGTTTTCCACAGAAGCACAAAACGAAGGTACTGTAGTTTCCGTAACCGACGGTATTATTCGTATTCACGGTCTCGCCGATGTTATGTACGGTGAGATGATTGAATTTGAAGGCGGTATCTACGGTATGGCACTGAACCTGGAGCGCGACTCCGTTGGTGCTGTAATCCTGGGTGATTACCGCGGTGTGGCCGAAGGCCAAAAATGTAAGTGTACTGGCCGCATTCTTGAAGTGCCTGTTGGTCCGGAATTGCTCGGTCGCGTTGTTGACGCCCTGGGTAACCCAATCGACGGTAAAGGTCCACTGAACACCAAAATGACCGACGCCGTAGAAAAAATTGCGCCGGGCGTAATTTGGCGTAAGTCGGTAGACCAACCAGTACAAATCGGTTTGAAAGCAATCGATGCGATGGTTCCTATCGGCCGTGGCCAGCGCGAGCTGATCATCGGTGACCGTCAAATCGGTAAAACCGCTATCGCTGTGGATGCCATTATCAACCAAAAAGGTTCTGGCATTAAGTGTATTTATGTAGCGATTGGCCAGAAAGCATCTTCTGTTGCTAGCGTTGTGCGCAAACTGGAAGAAAACGGTGCTATGGATCACACCATTGTGATCGCAGCGACTGCGTCTGATCCTGCATCTATGCAATTCCTGGCAGCATTCACCGGTTGTACCATGGGTGAATACTTCCGCGATCGCGGTCAAGATGCCCTGATCATTTATGACGACCTGACCAAGCAAGCGTGGGCATACCGTCAAATCTCCCTGTTGCTGCGTCGTCCACCAGGCCGCGAAGCATATCCAGGGGACGTATTCTATCTGCACTCTCGCCTGCTCGAGCGCGCGTCTCGCGTCAGCGAAGACTACGTAGAAAAATTCACCAAGGGTGAAGTAACTGGCAAAACCGGTTCCCTGACCGCACTGCCAATTATTGAAACCCAGGCGGGTGACGTTTCTGCGTTCGTTCCAACCAACGTGATCTCTATTACCGACGGACAGATCTTCCTTGAATCGTCCATGTTCAACGCCGGTATTCGCCCGTCAATGAACGCCGGTATTTCGGTATCGCGTGTAGGTGGTGCTGCGCAGACCAAAGTTATCAAGAAACTCTCCGGTGGTATCCGTACCGCATTGGCGCAATACCGTGAGTTGGCGGCTTTCTCCCAGTTCGCATCCGATCTGGACGAAGCAACCAAATCGCAATTGGAACACGGTCAACGTGTTACCGAGCTGATGAAGCAAAAACAATTTGCTCCATTGAGCGTTGCGCAAATGGCATTGGTACTGTTCGCTGCGAACGAAGGTCACCTGAAAGATATCGAAGTTGCCAAAGTATTGGACTTCGAAGCTGCCCTGCTCTCTTTTGCCAAATCTGAATACGCTGACACCATGGCGCACATCGATGCGACCGGTGACTGGAACGGCGAATTGGAAGGCAAGTTCAAAGAGCTGGTGACCAAGCTGAAAGCGAGCCGCACCTGGTAATCCGGCGATCGCTGCCACTGCGCAGCGATCTCTAACCTTTTAGGCTGAAAAGCCTTAACCGGGGTTCGAGAGAATGGCAAGCACAAAAGAAATTCGGACGCAGATATCGAGCGTCAAAAGCACGCAGAAAATTACCAGCGCGATGGAAATGGTCGCCGCGAGTAAAATGCGTCGTGCGCAAGATCGCATGCAACTGGGCAAGCCTTACGCCAGTCGCATTCGCGAGGTAATCGGGCATCTGGCCAACTCCAGCCCCGAGTACAAACACCGTTTTATGAAAGAGCGTGACGTCAAACGCGTTGGTTACATTCTGGTATCGAGTGATCGCGGCCTGTGTGGTGGCTTGAACGTGAACATGTTCAAAACTGCACTGCGCGATATGAAAAGCTGGAATGACAAAAACATCGCGATTGATTTGTGTCTGGTAGGTGCCAAAGCTGGTCAATTTTTCAAAAGCTTTGGCGGTAATGTAGTTGCTTCTACTCGCGATATCGGCGAAGCCCCGCAAGTGGCTGACCTGATTGGCAGTGTGAAGGTAATGTTGGATTCGTTTGAAGCCGGCACTATCGACAAACTGTTCCTGGTAAGCAACGACTTCGTCAACACCATGACCCAGTCACCTAAAGTTCGCCAATTGCTGCCGCTGGTGGCCGAAGAAAATACCAAGTTGAAACATCACTGGGATTATATCTACGAGCCGGATGCGGAGTTCCTGTTGAAAGGGTTGCTGACTCGCTTTATCGAATCACAAGTCTATCAAGCGGTAGTTGAAAACGCGGCCTGTGAGCAGGCAGCACGTATGATTGCGATGAAAAATGCAACTGACAACGCCGGTGAATTGATTGATAGCTTGAAGCTGATTTACAACAAAGCGCGTCAAGCGGCAATTACCCAGGAACTGTCTGAAATTGTAGGTGGTGCGGCAGCGGTTCAATAAGCTGCCTTGTACCCTGAATAAGCAGGCTAACGATTTTTTATATTTAATCCTTCAGCCCCTTGATTGTTGATAAAGGGTTCTGAAATTTCTGGAACAAAGAGGAACCGGAAATGAGTAGCGGACGTATCGTTCAGATTATCGGCGCCGTAATCGATGTGGAATTCCCACGCGATTCAGTGCCTAAAGTGTATGACGCGCTGGTTATTACCGACGGCAACCTGACTCTCGAAGTTCAGCAGCAATTAGGCGACGGCGTAGTTCGCACTATTGCTCTGGGCTCCTCCGAAGGCCTGCGTCGCGGTTTGGTTGTAACCAACACCAATGAGCCAATCAAAGTGCCTGTTGGTACTGAAACCCTCGGCCGTATTATGGACGTTTTGGGTAATCCGATTGATGAAGCTGGCCCAATCGGTGAAAAAGAGCGTATGCAAATTCACCGCGCAGCACCAAAGTATGAAGAGTTGGCTGCTTCTGAAGAATTGCTCGAAACGGGTATCAAGGTAATCGACCTGGTTTGCCCATTCGCCAAAGGCGGTAAAGTAGGCCTGTTCGGTGGTGCTGGTGTAGGTAAAACCGTAAACATGATGGAACTCATCAACAACATCGCAAAAGAGCACAGCGGTCTGTCTGTATTCGCCGGTGTAGGTGAGCGTACTCGTGAAGGTAACGACTTCTACCACGAGATGAAAGAATCTAACGTAGTAGACAAAGTAGCGATGGTTTACGGCCAGATGAATGAGCCGCCGGGGAACCGTCTGCGCGTTGCGTTGACTGGCTTGACCATGGCTGAAAAATTCCGTGACGAAGGTAAAGACGTTCTGTTGTTCGTTGACAACATTTACCGTTACACCCTGGCCGGTACCGAAGTATCTGCACTCTTGGGTCGTATGCCTTCAGCGGTAGGTTATCAGCCAACTCTGGCGGAAGAGATGGGCGTTCTGCAAGAGCGTATTACTTCTACCAAGATCGGTTCTATTACCTCGGTACAAGCGGTTTACGTACCAGCGGACGACTTGACTGACCCGTCTCCTGCTACCACCTTTGCCCACTTGGACTCAACCGTAGTATTGAGCCGTGACATCGCCGCCAAGGGTATTTACCCGGCGATTGATCCACTGGATTCCACTTCACGTCAGTTGGATCCAATGATCATCGGTAACGATCACTACTCAGTAGCGCGCGGTGTTCAGTCAGTTCTGCAACGTTACAAAGAATTGAAAGACATC is a window encoding:
- a CDS encoding ParB/RepB/Spo0J family partition protein; protein product: MSSKRKGLGKGLDALLSAGLGVTAPAPEMSVNPSEADQKIEYKDGKLAHLPVELIQRGKYQPRRDMHPEALEELAESIKVQGVMQPIVVRGIGEGRYEIIAGERRWRATQLAGLDKIPAVIRDVPDEAAIAMALIENIQRENLNPIEEAVALKRLQDEFELTHAEVAQAVGKSRTTITNLLRLIALSDEVKTLLEHGDLEMGHARALLTLEPQQQKEIARQIVAKGLSVRQTEALVRHYQESQNQEKVKPEVQVSADIRRLQDQLSETLGAGVEIQHGAKGKGKLVISYNSLDELDGILGHIK
- a CDS encoding ATP synthase subunit I yields the protein MPPQKIGGLKHMSRYLKGRGLALRTVAAQLVLTLVAAATGLAISYPIAVSIFIGGIIGVTANLWLALVVFRPQLGAPPQKMLAAFYTGELGKFVITALMFLLAFKLIGFLKEAAYAATMILAYVMIQVLAWIYPLVRRH
- the atpB gene encoding F0F1 ATP synthase subunit A, with protein sequence MSAAEHEAITSSEYIKHHLTNLTYGQFPDGTWGFAHDSAEAAQMGFWAFHVDTLGWSVVLATVFFLIFRSVAKKVTSDVPTGMQNAVEAAVEFVEGNVRSMFPYKNSMIAPMALTVFVWVFFMNAMDLIAIDLLPEIAKLVGVSLGADPHAVFFKVVPSTDPNITLGMAFCVFILILWFSITQKGLLGFLKELTLHPFSSSNPIVQTLFIPVNLILELPGLIAKPVSLGLRLFGNLYAGEIIFILVAILYGAGIVFAGVAGVIQVIWALFHILIIFLQALIFMSLTIVYMSMAYQTDEQH
- the atpE gene encoding F0F1 ATP synthase subunit C codes for the protein MTEAQALIYLAGALVIGLGAVGAAIGVGILGGKFLEGGARQPELIPMLRTQFFVVMGLVDAVPMIGVGIGMYILFATGA
- a CDS encoding F0F1 ATP synthase subunit B, which translates into the protein MNLNATLIGQMVAFVIFIYLTHRFVWPPIVAAMAERTKRIADGLQAADKAEKDLELAKQKVVEQLTSAKKEAAAIIDQANKRAIEIVEEAKEKARVEADRVKASAQAEIDQATARAREELRAKVVTLALAGAEKILESSIDQNAHNELVNKLAAQL
- a CDS encoding F0F1 ATP synthase subunit delta, with the protein product MAELTTLARPYAKAAFEFALAANKLQSWFEALEVSAAVAEQDQVKKALSTSGLSAQQKASVFVQVCGEQLDESQQNFIHTLASNKRLALLPYVKELFAKLKAQQEKTIDVEVTAAFELPVDLINKLAQALSAKLDRKVSVQGSVDKNLLGGVVISTGDMVIDGSVRGRLAKLAEAMKS
- the atpA gene encoding F0F1 ATP synthase subunit alpha, encoding MQQLNPSEISEIIKQRIAGLEFSTEAQNEGTVVSVTDGIIRIHGLADVMYGEMIEFEGGIYGMALNLERDSVGAVILGDYRGVAEGQKCKCTGRILEVPVGPELLGRVVDALGNPIDGKGPLNTKMTDAVEKIAPGVIWRKSVDQPVQIGLKAIDAMVPIGRGQRELIIGDRQIGKTAIAVDAIINQKGSGIKCIYVAIGQKASSVASVVRKLEENGAMDHTIVIAATASDPASMQFLAAFTGCTMGEYFRDRGQDALIIYDDLTKQAWAYRQISLLLRRPPGREAYPGDVFYLHSRLLERASRVSEDYVEKFTKGEVTGKTGSLTALPIIETQAGDVSAFVPTNVISITDGQIFLESSMFNAGIRPSMNAGISVSRVGGAAQTKVIKKLSGGIRTALAQYRELAAFSQFASDLDEATKSQLEHGQRVTELMKQKQFAPLSVAQMALVLFAANEGHLKDIEVAKVLDFEAALLSFAKSEYADTMAHIDATGDWNGELEGKFKELVTKLKASRTW
- the atpG gene encoding F0F1 ATP synthase subunit gamma, giving the protein MASTKEIRTQISSVKSTQKITSAMEMVAASKMRRAQDRMQLGKPYASRIREVIGHLANSSPEYKHRFMKERDVKRVGYILVSSDRGLCGGLNVNMFKTALRDMKSWNDKNIAIDLCLVGAKAGQFFKSFGGNVVASTRDIGEAPQVADLIGSVKVMLDSFEAGTIDKLFLVSNDFVNTMTQSPKVRQLLPLVAEENTKLKHHWDYIYEPDAEFLLKGLLTRFIESQVYQAVVENAACEQAARMIAMKNATDNAGELIDSLKLIYNKARQAAITQELSEIVGGAAAVQ
- the atpD gene encoding F0F1 ATP synthase subunit beta codes for the protein MSSGRIVQIIGAVIDVEFPRDSVPKVYDALVITDGNLTLEVQQQLGDGVVRTIALGSSEGLRRGLVVTNTNEPIKVPVGTETLGRIMDVLGNPIDEAGPIGEKERMQIHRAAPKYEELAASEELLETGIKVIDLVCPFAKGGKVGLFGGAGVGKTVNMMELINNIAKEHSGLSVFAGVGERTREGNDFYHEMKESNVVDKVAMVYGQMNEPPGNRLRVALTGLTMAEKFRDEGKDVLLFVDNIYRYTLAGTEVSALLGRMPSAVGYQPTLAEEMGVLQERITSTKIGSITSVQAVYVPADDLTDPSPATTFAHLDSTVVLSRDIAAKGIYPAIDPLDSTSRQLDPMIIGNDHYSVARGVQSVLQRYKELKDIIAILGMDELSEEDKQTVNRARKIERFLSQPFHVAEVFTGSPGKYVPLKETIRGFKGLLAGDYDHLPEQAFYMVGSIDEAIEKASKLK